The Ziziphus jujuba cultivar Dongzao chromosome 1, ASM3175591v1 genome segment GGAGGTCGAAGAATTTTTCAACTCCATGGACAACTACTTGGCTATCATTGTATATATTCCACTTTATGATTCTTGAATAATTCAGTTTCACAAATTCCTCACTACTAGTAGTACTAGATGTTTCAGTAACCACAAGTTTAAACTCTGGATGGCAGGTAGCCAACTCAGATCCGTTAGTGAGATTTCCCAAATCAAAACTTTCTTTGTCAACCTTTGATGTCACAATTTGTGGTTTGAAACTGATGTATGCGTCGAAGTAGATGGCCTGGTCAACAGGAACAAATATGGTGATTTGCGCCTTTCTTCTGTCTTCTAGTttggataaaatatttaaacatggcTTCAGATATTTGGGAAGTTCCTTCTTAAGAATTAAGGACATGGCTTTCATGTTATCGCCGACATCCCACAGGGCATCCGTGATTTTATCCACTTGATTCTGCATTGGCTCTCGCATGAAATACACCGAAATGTTCAATGAAAGATAGACAATAAGAAGAAGTAAAAAAGAACGAAAAgaacaaatatttaagaatttGGAAGCCATTAGAGAAAGATCACATAAAGATATGCTAAGAGACAAGGCCGGCctcaaatatacatacatatatatatatatatataataatcaatataattttatactaGTTTAGAATTAGAGTCGCAGTTGAATTACAATTGGTAAACATATATATCTGATAAAACTtatccatatatgtatatgtagataaatttcaaaaatttattttatatatgtatatatcaaccGGTCATCGAAATAAGGCTGCACATTCCCTAAATTGGAGATAGAGCATTCGTCCAATGAGATCATAACCTACATTATAGGATTGTTAAGCCCTCAATCCAATGATTGTCACCTCTTCAGTAATTCTGGGGTTCACATCCACGCAAAACTTGCCCTTATTAGTATTATAAAACAAGCTCTTTGCGTCCAAGTCAAGATCAGCACCATTAGCAAAATGAAGGGAAGCAATGGTATGCGCATTTGTTAGTTGACTATTTACTGGCTCTGTCATGAAGTTACCATGGTAGCACAATTTTCTCGATTCATCAGTGGTTGAGTTCAGCCCCAAATCTTCCATGAAAGCAACTATTTTGATGCGAAGTTCTGTATACAAGCCGCTGACTAACCAACGACCTGATGTTCCAGTGTCCATCACTGCACTTTTGGACCACATACCATTAGGATTGATGTAGGTGTCGTTGTTTCCTACAGTTACGGATTGTAAAGAAAGATAGTAATGACCCGAATATTGTATATCTATAGAGGTAGTGGATCCTTCAAAATTTGCCTCCTCACCTAAGATCAATAGGTTATAACCATATTCTTTATCGGTTATATCTCCAATgcataagaaaattttgatcCAAAGGCCGATATGGTATAAGATCTGTTGGAAAGTCCAAAAATGCCGTTGAATTTGGAATCAGGAAGTGACTGGGAATCGCTACTACACCCAAATACCATACCAGACACAACGGTAATTTCTTCAGCGATTCCTTTCATGTATCGGTCTGAAGGTGAGTTGTTCAGTGTCAATCAGCCCACTGGACATTGATCCTCTAGCATAATTCCTTTTGTTGTGGAAGCATTGGCCGGTTGGGGAGCACTCTCCATTTGCTGAAATATCGATACAACGTTGATCATCACACTGAATAGATGTATAAGTTGATGAGTGAGACGGATCATATATTGCTCTGTTGATGGCCCGCCTACGAGACATTGCCTGCAACCAGCACAGTCAACCCAAAGAAGGTTGCTTCCTGTATCCATCACTGCGAATTGTTGGACGGGTGGTTGGCCAATTTGGAAGTTGATGAACAGTGGGGGTCCGGAATAATAATTTGTAGGCTCAAGCTTAGCTTTTGCTTCGGGCTGGAAATATTTTGGGACAATCGCATGATCACTGTGGATAAGTTTGATAACCAAGCCTTTTGGTTTGGGGACGTGAGTGCGACTGGCTGTGAAAGTAGTCAAAGTTGTTGCcaagaggaggaaaaaaaaaaagcaaacatgaAGCCATTGATCCGGTAAATGTAGGACCACCTTTGATTTTTCTGCTGTTAAAGTTTTACTACttgtatatttggattttaattgcAAGGTATATAACGTTTGTTTGTTGGTTGAAAAAGattaaaagtatgaaatttGTTGCTTCTCTTAGTTGAACAAGTCTAAAAGTATGAACTTCCACACAAATGTTActctttgtttaattttaaaaataaactaataagaaATTTGAACAAGTATATACGTACTGGAGCTAATCTGTTCCCAAAGCATGGTGATATttgatgaaataattaaaacaatgaTTGAAAAAATGAAGACGGAATTGAATAACTTTTTTATTAGTTGTTTGAACACACCTTGCATTGATTTACAATCTCACTACAAGAAATTCACCTTGTACCGACAAAACAATATTGTCAGCAAAACATAAAATTCGTCCGTAAATGTTCTACTAGCAAAAATAAATTCGTAGGCCATTTCATCATCTATGCCTCGTCTGCAATTGTATTTActgacaaattttttatttttgccggCTAAAACTTTTGCCAACAAAAGTTTAGTCTCTTGCCAAAGACTGTTCCCAAGGAATCTAAAATTCCCGGTAAAAGCTTTTAGCGACGAAATTATTTTGTCTGCAGTAACTAATTTGCTGTCAAATCTAATTCATTGGCAATGGTAGTTTTAGcgacaaaaaaaaattagtcagcAATAGTTAATTTGCTGCACAATAAGTTGAATAAATCTGCATTTTTGTTTAAGTGTAAGTGGTTTGACACAaatcccacaaaaaaaaaaaaagggtggaaATAGATTTTCGCTTACCAAGCATTAATAGTTGTCATCAATGGTATACTGCCGATCCTTATATTTTGGCTAGTCAAGCTCAGCAGGTTTTCTATGTTGATGATCCTAAATTAGGGATCAACTGGAAAGTTGTTCAAAAGGCACACCATAAAAACTTGTGGGATATTCTTGAGAAGATAGAGGAGGATGATGAAGTTGAAATATCATCGCTTGATGTATATTAAGAGGATAAGTCATCAGGTGTTGTATGGAGGGTTGACGATGAGTTAAATGAGCTGCATCTTCAACGAGTTGATGTTGAACCACACATAGTTGAATATGTTGAACCTAATTTTACAACATTCGATGATGATGACTTTATAGATGGTGGAAGTGAGAATGAGATGAGTGATGATAATTGTGTATCTAACAATGAAGATGATGTACTAACGAATGAATACGATAGTGTTTGATTAATAAAATCACTTTAAAATGCATTCCTTGGaaatattgaattattatatatatatactttctattttttgtgATAGAATATATTTGGGTTGTATATTGATAGATTAAAATTCATTTGTTGAAATATggaatgaaatatttatttattattgtattaatatgttaacgtacatatattaaattagatGCATAAGGTAAGACGTGGTCATTCTCGACTTCCTACCATGACCGTTGCTCTGGCCGTGGTCATGATCGTGGTTGTAGCAAGTCCATGGATATTAGTGTGGATCTTTTGAGTTCAATCATTCCGACACCAACCTTACGAGATTCGGGCTTATCGATTTCATCCCCTCCATCTGCTCCTGCTCCATTCGCTCCACCCCATCCATCTGCTCCTCCTACTCCATCCATTCCACCTGTTTCACCCATTACATCTCCTAGTATTCATGGTAGCACAAGTacactatattatatatttagtaattgttTCTAATTAGTTTTTCCTCAATCtatttcatcttcttccatttttattggaaaaagaaaagctaTCAATTATCTGTACTACAAACTTGACCATTAAACTCTATAACTTTgataaaaagaagtaaaattatTGCTGGTGATTTAGAGAAatgaattagaaaaaaaaaaagaaaaaagaaaccataAGCCATTGAGAATCGATTGTTAAGTGACAGAAAATCATGTCAATTGGGAAAGTGAACTCGAGGCTTTGCCATTTGGGAGGCTAAAACTTTTCCATTCTACTAAGGTTTTGGTAGCAAGGCTGAAAACTACAGTATCATTTGGGAGCTGTCCAAATGAGCCATGATAGCATTAACTTTATGAAACAACCTTTTTTAAAATGAgatggagagaaagagagacaaaGAGGACAGGGCATGAAAAACTGCACCATCGCTATCCATTTTGGcatataattaattgttaaaaGCAAGACAAACTCAACATCAGTAGAAGTAGAACTAATCTTAATATGTATGTCATTCCCCAAGTCTAAGTACTTACAATGAGATAAAGTCTTACTTAAAACACTCAATAAAACTTATAATGCGGAACATAAAAACGCTCCAAAcattattaacaaataatatcaaaaaaatctccaaaaaattgaaaaaaaataaacgcCAACACCCAAAAGGTCCTCCAagataactaattaaaaaaagaaaacaaaaacaactaaaacaccattatCTTATGCCAAATCTAGCTACCTTGAAACTACGGTGTATCTGAAtctataacaataaataattagtataaaactcagcaagctagtggtttttcatatttatatacaaatacttaaaataataaaaaataaatattcaaaaataatcgtTAACAAcgtaaacataattttcatataaactctaattattaattacgtAGGACTtgacataacataatattagcTGTGGATAATCCGTATCACCTCGAGTGTGAGGCATGTAACaagtggaaaaataaaatttttaaaaacaagcacTCATACCCAAAGATATAAGTTATACCCCTACTATGATCATCAATAGATCCTTGCACATGAAATAATACGTCTAAACCGAAGGTAAAGAACCATAAATAACTAGAGAAATACCCTTACATGATTCATCTCAACAACCAaaaacatatcataacatatcacataaatgcctactacTAAGTACAATAACCAAAGcgtaaatacatatattaataatccaacaaatttatttgtacaatacatatatatatttcataaaaacataaagttataaaaaacttaaataaaacaATACATATCATAATTACATATTTGCTGGTTTTAGTAAAATGTCTAGTAACTTACTTTGATCAGCAAAGTCCATAAAAGATAAACGACCTATTAATAATACCAACAATCTCTCATAAGTATAAAGCAAAACTGTCATATACCATCCAAACTAAATGAATAGAAGTTGATACCATAAGATCATCATAGTTTAATCCTCAAATCTTAAAATATAGCCTAGAACAATATCAAATcactgttgaaatgtggtgatcttgccacaatgtgcaaggtagttcggttacacttgcactctttgttttgcaacatcaaagaccaaacattgtttatgtttatgcattttattttatcttgtaatgttcaagaacaatatcctttttgtaatgccctaagctcattatccagcttaaggccttttttgtctagttgctggaattgtatttccagcaacataagtccacttccttggatgccgtttgaagtaggtttggtatttggacctgaattttggatatgataaactagatatgcagaggaagcagcaacaaaaataattgccCAATTTGGAaatgggaaggctgagttaagcccaaaacaatctgacctttgtgcagtgttgttgcccagaaaactgggcaaaattgcctcgggtttgattacttttgaatgggtaaatggattttgttttacCTGATTTTTGGGTAGAACGTAGTTTAATATTCataaaggcttccctccaattttcaagtcaaatagagctggttttcaaactcaaatgccttagacaagctgaactgcccattaaagaaggtttcttgcatgcccagcacattgattagagttagttaaggtagtttggcttggttggttacttttaatacttttgtatttattgctcaatatggcagcatgccttattgtctttttgatgtatttaaaagtatgaaaattgtaatgaaaaatgttgagaaagaaaatattcaaaaacagattttgaaaaacaacatttttggctctctttctctcatctactacattttggtttcttcttcttcccaaaagctaacaaccttctcaagaaccctaaacctccattaaaaccagaaaaaaaacccaaacaaacccaaaaaaaaaaaacaaaatcaagaaccaataaccaagaa includes the following:
- the LOC107425766 gene encoding uncharacterized protein LOC107425766; its protein translation is MGETGGMDGVGGADGWGGANGAGADGGDEIDKPESRKILYHIGLWIKIFLCIGDITDKEYGYNLLILGEEANFEGSTTSIDIQYSGHYYLSLQSVTVGNNDTYINPNGMWSKSAVMDTGTSGRWLVSGLYTELRIKIVAFMEDLGLNSTTDESRKLCYHGNFMTEPVNSQLTNAHTIASLHFANGADLDLDAKSLFYNTNKGKFCVDVNPRITEEVTIIGLRA